The bacterium genome has a segment encoding these proteins:
- a CDS encoding methyltransferase domain-containing protein codes for MSNYHDQIVDYYRETENHYRVYWALDKTLAIHYGYWDEKVKSFPQSLLRMNEVLAETAKIQKTDRVLDAGCGVGGSSIFLAQHIGCHATGITLSAKQVARAFENAKDKNVSDRTDFKVMNYCKTDFPDASFDVVWGCESICYADSKEQFVREAFRLLKPGGRLILADFMVPAFENNQDPSVLRWLDGWVVNFLETPDNFKKYMLEAGFEDVRFRDISKNTLHSTKRLGRLYYWGKVYLAYCKIIGKTMDPIRLRNIKSAYDQYQSHRRALWIYGMFCTTKPS; via the coding sequence ATGAGTAATTACCACGATCAGATAGTTGACTATTATCGTGAGACAGAAAATCACTACCGTGTGTATTGGGCGCTGGATAAAACACTGGCGATTCATTACGGCTATTGGGATGAAAAAGTAAAATCATTTCCGCAGTCCCTTCTGCGCATGAATGAAGTGCTCGCCGAAACCGCGAAGATACAGAAAACGGATCGCGTACTGGATGCCGGCTGCGGTGTCGGCGGCAGCAGTATTTTTTTAGCGCAGCATATCGGATGCCATGCGACGGGTATCACGTTAAGCGCTAAACAGGTTGCACGGGCGTTTGAAAATGCCAAAGATAAAAACGTCAGCGATCGCACGGATTTTAAGGTGATGAACTATTGCAAAACAGATTTTCCGGATGCATCGTTTGATGTAGTCTGGGGATGTGAAAGCATTTGTTATGCGGATAGTAAAGAACAGTTTGTTCGCGAGGCGTTTCGTTTGCTCAAACCGGGCGGGCGATTGATATTGGCGGACTTCATGGTTCCAGCTTTTGAAAATAATCAGGACCCGAGCGTACTCCGCTGGCTCGACGGTTGGGTCGTCAATTTTCTCGAAACGCCGGATAATTTTAAAAAATATATGCTCGAAGCCGGATTTGAAGATGTCCGGTTTCGCGATATTTCCAAAAACACACTTCACTCCACTAAACGCCTCGGGCGATTGTATTATTGGGGTAAGGTCTATCTGGCGTATTGCAAAATCATCGGCAAAACGATGGATCCGATTCGTTTGAGGAATATTAAATCGGCTTACGATCAATACCAAAGCCATCGTCGTGCATTATGGATCTACGGTATGTTTTGTACGACGAAACCGTCCTGA